In a single window of the Schistocerca americana isolate TAMUIC-IGC-003095 chromosome X, iqSchAmer2.1, whole genome shotgun sequence genome:
- the LOC124556384 gene encoding pancreatic triacylglycerol lipase-like isoform X2, which translates to MTHPAVVMEMALVVFNLTAHNATVPPVSGEVDFDIDSIGDIEIGPNSTRCYGIYGCFSTDSPWTSETRPISLPPESPEKINPYFCLYTRRNRQECQRLELMRWNASYLNPRQNVVLISHGYLENGQKPWLMNMTRALLDHSDMNVIVIGWGGGSKPPYSQAVANIRVVGAMAGHLVAHMVNNVGVDVKKCHVIGHSLGSHVASYIGHTLQTKFRMKLGRITGLDPAEPHFTKTDPIVRLDPSDADYVDVVHTDAAPFMSGGLGLKEPVGHVDFYPNGGIRQPGCTDGVFGHIGRQKGSLSKGLRSFVSCNHLRSHEYYMESINTKYPFMAIECKSWEDFLNGSCFSCGKHYDIKNGYKNGESYCTRFGYNSQPHMVTNSKNRILQRRSVKTYLITGSETPFCREHFRVLINVSTSPASVKHGSEIGHFWIVLKRGESVERIQVNTRAILFEPGTQHKFIVSTKCSESLEGVSIEWVYETSFLNPLTWRFVTPPRLFLQSAVVENLERSSRHTLCPPYGRAIYPKEVMEMRRNLDCKQE; encoded by the exons ATGACTCATCCCGCCGTTGTGATGGAGATGGCGCTGGTCGTCTTCAACCTCACGGCGCACAACGCTACCGTGCCGCCCGTGTCTGGCGAGGTCGACTTTGACATCGACTCTATCGGTGACATCGAAATAGGACCAA ACTCCACACGTTGTTACGGCATATATGGTTGCTTCAGTACGGATAGCCCATGGACATCTGAGACCCGACCAATCAGCTTGCCTCCAGAATCTCCAGAGAAAATAAATCCCTATTTTTGCTTATACACACGAAGGAATCGACAAGAGTGCCAA CGTTTGGAACTAATGAGATGGAATGCTTCCTATTTAAACCCCAGGCAAAATGTAGTGCTTATCAGTCATGGATATTTGGAAAATGGACAGAAACCGTGGCTTATG AATATGACCAGGGCCCTTCTTGACCATTCTGATATGAATGTTATTGTTATTGGATGGGGTGGAGGCTCTAAACCACCGTACTCCCAAGCAGTTGCAAATATTAGAGTTGTGGGTGCAATGGCTGGTCATCTTGTTGCACATATGGTG AATAATGTTGGAGTTGATGTGAAAAAGTGCCATGTCATTGGGCACAGTTTAGGTTCTCATGTAGCGTCATACATTGGACATACTCTACAAACAAAATTTAGAATGAAGCTTGGTCGCATAACAG GACTGGATCCTGCAGAACCGCATTTTACAAAAACTGACCCCATTGTGCGCCTGGACCCATCTGATGCTGATTATGTAGATGTTGTACATACTGATGCAGCACCGTTCATGAGCGGCG GCCTTGGACTGAAAGAACCTGTTGGTCACGTGGACTTTTACCCAAATGGAGGCATTCGTCAGCCTGGCTGTACTGATGGAGTCTTTGGGCATATAGGAAGACAGAAAGGAAGTTTGTCCAAAG GTCTGCGCAGTTTTGTCAGCTGCAACCACCTTAGAAGCCATGAATATTATATGGaatcaataaatacaaaatatcctTTCATGGCTATAGAATGCAAGTCTTGGGAAGATTTTCTTAATGGTTCTTGCTTTTCTTGTGGAAAGCACTATGATATAAAAAATGGTTATAAGAATGGAGAATCATACTGTACAAGATTTGGTTACAATTCGCAACCACATATGGTGACAAATTCAAAAAACAGAATTCTACAAAGGAGAAGTGTTAAAACATACCTAATTACAGGATCTGAAACACCATTTTGTC GTGAACATTTTAGAGTATTAATAAACGTTTCAACTTCACCTGCAAGTGTGAAACATGGGAGTGAAATTGGACACTTCTGGATTGTTCTAAAAAGAGGAGAATCTGTTGAAAGAATCCAAGTGAATACAAG GGCTATACTGTTTGAACCAGGTACACAACACAAGTTCATAGTATCAACAAAGTGTTCAGAATCTCTTGAAGGAGTTAGTATTGAATGGGTGTATGAAACGTCATTTTTAAACCCCCTTACATGGAGATTTGTCACACCCCCAAGATTATTCTTGCAGTCTGCTGTAGTTGAGAACCTGGAGCGGTCAAGCAG GCACACGTTATGTCCACCTTATGGTAGGGCAATATATCCCAAAGAAGTAATGGAAATGAGGAGGAATTTGGACTGTAAACAAGAGTGA
- the LOC124556384 gene encoding pancreatic triacylglycerol lipase-like isoform X1, translated as MMSLFPIVLSSRVVLQTAMLVMMNTRYLEPEPTAFTPAPPLSSTETIQGDSTRCYGIYGCFSTDSPWTSETRPISLPPESPEKINPYFCLYTRRNRQECQRLELMRWNASYLNPRQNVVLISHGYLENGQKPWLMNMTRALLDHSDMNVIVIGWGGGSKPPYSQAVANIRVVGAMAGHLVAHMVNNVGVDVKKCHVIGHSLGSHVASYIGHTLQTKFRMKLGRITGLDPAEPHFTKTDPIVRLDPSDADYVDVVHTDAAPFMSGGLGLKEPVGHVDFYPNGGIRQPGCTDGVFGHIGRQKGSLSKGLRSFVSCNHLRSHEYYMESINTKYPFMAIECKSWEDFLNGSCFSCGKHYDIKNGYKNGESYCTRFGYNSQPHMVTNSKNRILQRRSVKTYLITGSETPFCREHFRVLINVSTSPASVKHGSEIGHFWIVLKRGESVERIQVNTRAILFEPGTQHKFIVSTKCSESLEGVSIEWVYETSFLNPLTWRFVTPPRLFLQSAVVENLERSSRHTLCPPYGRAIYPKEVMEMRRNLDCKQE; from the exons ACTCCACACGTTGTTACGGCATATATGGTTGCTTCAGTACGGATAGCCCATGGACATCTGAGACCCGACCAATCAGCTTGCCTCCAGAATCTCCAGAGAAAATAAATCCCTATTTTTGCTTATACACACGAAGGAATCGACAAGAGTGCCAA CGTTTGGAACTAATGAGATGGAATGCTTCCTATTTAAACCCCAGGCAAAATGTAGTGCTTATCAGTCATGGATATTTGGAAAATGGACAGAAACCGTGGCTTATG AATATGACCAGGGCCCTTCTTGACCATTCTGATATGAATGTTATTGTTATTGGATGGGGTGGAGGCTCTAAACCACCGTACTCCCAAGCAGTTGCAAATATTAGAGTTGTGGGTGCAATGGCTGGTCATCTTGTTGCACATATGGTG AATAATGTTGGAGTTGATGTGAAAAAGTGCCATGTCATTGGGCACAGTTTAGGTTCTCATGTAGCGTCATACATTGGACATACTCTACAAACAAAATTTAGAATGAAGCTTGGTCGCATAACAG GACTGGATCCTGCAGAACCGCATTTTACAAAAACTGACCCCATTGTGCGCCTGGACCCATCTGATGCTGATTATGTAGATGTTGTACATACTGATGCAGCACCGTTCATGAGCGGCG GCCTTGGACTGAAAGAACCTGTTGGTCACGTGGACTTTTACCCAAATGGAGGCATTCGTCAGCCTGGCTGTACTGATGGAGTCTTTGGGCATATAGGAAGACAGAAAGGAAGTTTGTCCAAAG GTCTGCGCAGTTTTGTCAGCTGCAACCACCTTAGAAGCCATGAATATTATATGGaatcaataaatacaaaatatcctTTCATGGCTATAGAATGCAAGTCTTGGGAAGATTTTCTTAATGGTTCTTGCTTTTCTTGTGGAAAGCACTATGATATAAAAAATGGTTATAAGAATGGAGAATCATACTGTACAAGATTTGGTTACAATTCGCAACCACATATGGTGACAAATTCAAAAAACAGAATTCTACAAAGGAGAAGTGTTAAAACATACCTAATTACAGGATCTGAAACACCATTTTGTC GTGAACATTTTAGAGTATTAATAAACGTTTCAACTTCACCTGCAAGTGTGAAACATGGGAGTGAAATTGGACACTTCTGGATTGTTCTAAAAAGAGGAGAATCTGTTGAAAGAATCCAAGTGAATACAAG GGCTATACTGTTTGAACCAGGTACACAACACAAGTTCATAGTATCAACAAAGTGTTCAGAATCTCTTGAAGGAGTTAGTATTGAATGGGTGTATGAAACGTCATTTTTAAACCCCCTTACATGGAGATTTGTCACACCCCCAAGATTATTCTTGCAGTCTGCTGTAGTTGAGAACCTGGAGCGGTCAAGCAG GCACACGTTATGTCCACCTTATGGTAGGGCAATATATCCCAAAGAAGTAATGGAAATGAGGAGGAATTTGGACTGTAAACAAGAGTGA